A segment of the Aptenodytes patagonicus chromosome 3, bAptPat1.pri.cur, whole genome shotgun sequence genome:
TGTCTGAACAGTTATGAAAAGCCTTCAAAAAGGCGGGCCTGAGGTACTAAGTTGTAGACTTATTTCAAGTGCTATGTGTTCATTTGAGGAACAAAGACATTAAAGGACAAAACCTGATTTAAAGTGGATGGACAATAAGAATTGGTGAACCATGCTTTTAAGAATACTGTCTAGGCCTAGTTTCTTGTGGAGAGACTAGTTAATTGGAATCACAGGACAGTAATGTACTGCTGAGCACCAAGCATCTCCAACAATTTTAAACATGTGCTTTGGCATACATTTCGGATGTAAAGCAATTAACCAGAAACTTTACAACTACTGAGCAGTATTTTCCAGCTCCAGTACCCAGTCCCTctatttgtttctgaaacaaaagtGCCAGATTGGTTGAATGTATTGGCAGCAGCACATGCTATGTTTAAATACTGGAAAGTGCTGTTGAACTAATGTGAGTGACTGcataggaaaacatttttagtgCAAAAAAGAGATAATTCTTAGGAGATCCGTAATTAGTATTTGGCCTAAAACAGGAAGGTAGAATAGTGGGAATAGACAATTCTGACTCAAGTGTCTTGAGTTTTATTTTGGCTTGAAAGAAAAGTATCACAGGATTGCTACTTATTAATTGTGTTACTGTCCACTGTATTATTTCCATACATTTGTGTGTAATGTTTATAATAGTAGTACCAATTTGCTTGCCTAGGTCTACTTGGCTGCTAAAATAAGCAGATCTCGCGTTACACTCTCTACTTAAGCACTTATTTTACCACAGTATAGCCTAAGCCACAGACTTCCTTATCCAGCAGCActtcaaagaggagaaaaaacaattcTGCAGAGTTACCTTCTTGGTAGTTCTTTACTGTTTCGAAAACATTGTATAGTTTTGCTAAGGATGGATCAACCTAAAGGTGTCCTCACTTTTTTATTAATCCCAGCGTATTATCAAGTACTTGGGAAATTGCTGATTTCAAATGTATGCAATATAACAAGCCTCAGGTTCTGCTTTCTTGAAGAAATGGTGATACGCAAAACTTTTAAACGTGAGCCTACATGCTTTTAGTTCAAGTGATTaaaaacttctgtttaaaaaaattaagctaaaaaaaatagtttaagagTTGATAAGGTTTTGATGTATATGATGCTTTTAAAGCATGCGAATGGTAACTGTCATTGGAAGAAATGTGTGATCAAACTATTATGGTTTGATAATTTATAAGTACTAATTTTACTAAGCTAGCTTACTTTATATCATTAACTTTTCTTAGTGCTGTAACAGATTAATGTAATGTCTAATGTTTGTAAGACATGAGTTATATGTAGGTATGGTAAATACGATTGTCTACTGACTGATTACTGTCATCATCTGATACATTTAGCATTTAAGTAAAATATAGTCCCAAGAGTATTGTGTTCTAAAGGCATGAACTGTTCAGGGAAAAACAGTGCACAGATCGTCTCCAATTTTGGGGAGGTAAAGCTGTTGTGATTTTTGTGAGTGTCTGCATGCTTGTGAAGATAGGCTCTTCTGGATTTGGTGATAGTTGGTTTACTGTACTCTGAACATTGTAGTTTTACAGAATGTTAGGAGCTTAAAATATTGAACTAGTTTGCTGCAGATTACAAAATGTGCATCAAAGAAAGCTGAGTGGATTTGTAGGCTTCAAATCTGGTTGCTTTTTCATATTGTGAAAGTTTTAGATCTTCAGTAACAGGTAATAATTTGTAAATCTACCTTTCTGCAAGACAGTTATTCATTAATAAGAAAAGTGGAACTAAATTAAAACTGTGACATGGTATGCACTATATTAGACTTGTGTTTTCTTGACTCCTGTTTGATAGCTTAAAGATGAAGCTGACAGATAGCAGACTAATGTTACTGAAGTATATTATCTGTCTGTTGTGATGACCATGCTGTATCTGAGACTGTTTACTCTGAATAATACCTTCAGTTAATTCAAGTATAGTGAAGTATGATCAAGAGTCCTGGAATGGCTACTTTGTGTTGTGAGAAGTGATAGTTAGAaattctgattttccttttttttttaaaaaaaaggggaaaaagagagagactggTACATTGTATTAATTCATAAAATTTTAATGTTGCATTCAGTTGGACAATTGATCATCATTTGAAACAAATTTCTTATGACAATTCTCTAAAAACATACAATATTATTCTACTCGGTTTGAACCAATCTCTTCCGCCTTCTCACTCCCTCCtccatttttcttgcaaaattgaAGTTGCATGACCTGCTAGGGATGAATCGGATCAGTGCCCCGTTAAAATGGTCTGAAGGAGAGAGTGTCAGGACAGTGTAAGTGGGATGTTGTTAGATATGAGCAAATAGGAAACCTGAGAAAGAAGAGTGAACATAGTCAGAGGAATACAGACCATTCGATTCTGAATTGGGCAGTTGGAGCCATACTTGATCGTTCTCCATGAGATCGATAACAGCACTGCCAGAAGCCTGGTCAAGGTATCCTTTCTTGTACTCATCATAAGTGTACATGAGTGGGGAACCATTTTTGTAGAGTGCAACCCAAACATTTGTTCCTTTTGCATGTACATGGTAGGAGAAATAGTACAGTCCAGGGATCCTGCAGGTGAAGATTCCTGTTCTGGGGTCATAGTGTTGCTGCCTATTGTACAAGATTTTATCAAATTTGATGGGGACTGTTGCCCCAGGGTAGGCTTTTGAGAGGATGACACTGAAAGCAGACACTGGCATCCCTGTAAGAGCTTGGTTTACTCCTTTCATGAAAGACATTCCTGATAGCTCCCGAGACTCTCCTGCTTTAATGTAGCTTTCAGGCATCTGTGGAATTGCGGCTTGGCCGGGGGGACCAGGAGGACCTGGGGGGCCTGGCAAGCCAGGCTCTCCATTGTTGCCTTTAGGCCCGGGGGGTCCAGGTGGTCCCATGGGTCCGCTTAAGCCTTTCGTAGAAATCCCTGCTGGGCCTGGCAGTCCTGGTGTTCCTGGCTCACCTTTTGCCCCAGGGGCTCCTGGCAGGCCAGGGGGGCCGATGGGGCCTCTGATCCCAGGTATTCCTGAAGGCCCTCTAGGGCCTGGCTCACCATTGATCCCTGGCACTCCCTTAACTCCTTGTGGACCCATTGGACCAGGCAAGCCAGGTAGCCCAGCGTGGCCAGTGTCGCCTTTTGGACCTGGGAAACCAGGGTGTCCCTTAGGACCAGCAAGACCCTGCTCGCCTGGGTATCCTGGTTTTCCCTCTAATCCTGGTAGACCTCGTTCACCCTTGGCTCCTGTGAATCCCGGGGGGCCTGCAGGTCCCATGTCGCCTTTGGGTCCCGGTAGGCCGTTCTCACCAGGCAAGCCTTTGTGTCCTTGAGGGCCCATGTTCCCTGGTGGCCCGGCAGGCCCTGGTTCTCCTGGCATACCAGCTGGGCCTTGGTCTCCTTTAGGTCCTGGAAGGCCAGGAGGACCTTCAGGCCCTCTGTGTCCCTTCATCCCCGGCAATCCTGGTTTTCCGAAACCTGGAAGACCTGGGGATCCAGGCAAGCCTGCAGGTCCGGGGTGTCCCTTGGCTCCAGGGATGCCTACTGCTCCTGGTGGTCCCATTGGCCCAGGCTTGCCGACACCAGCTTCTCCAGGTTCTCctgggggaccctggggaccTGGGATACCAGCCGCTCCGGGTGCGCCTGGTAGACCTCTGTCACCTTTCATACCTGGCTGACCTGGAAGACCGTTTTCGCCAGGCTTCCCTACCCCAGCAGGACCGGGGAGGCCCCGGGGCCCCTGCGGGCCTGGAAGACCCCTGTTACCCGGGCGGCCTGGAACGCCGAAtccattttctcccttttgtCCGTTTATACCAGGGATACCTGGCTCTCCCTTCTCGCCAGGGATGCCCCTCGGCCCTTGAGCTCCTGGAGGGCCTTGTGGTCCTGGCTTGCCAGGAGCAGACAGTCCTGCAgggccaggagtgccaggtggtCCTTGTGGCCCTCTTGCGCCTGGGAGCCCAACAGGTCCAGCTTCTCCTTTCTCACCATTTAGTCCTCTGTCTCCTGGCTTTCCTGGTAGGCCTGGCATGCCTGGCTTTCCAACTGCAGAGAATCCAGGTGGTCCTGGGGGACCAGGGGGACCTTGGGGACCAGGACTTCCAAACCCTGGCTTTCCTGCAGGACCTGGTTGTCCTCTTGGTCCAACAGGGCCTGGGGGACCAGGGGGTCCTTGTTCACCCCTTACCTGCACACCTGTGAGAGAGGAAACCCAGTCAACTGAGGCAGCTACAACAGATTTGCAAACTTTTAGCATGGTG
Coding sequences within it:
- the COL10A1 gene encoding collagen alpha-1(X) chain isoform X1; this encodes MHLQISLLLLFCLNIVHGSDGYFSERYQKQSSIKGPHFLPFNVKSQGVQVRGEQGPPGPPGPVGPRGQPGPAGKPGFGSPGPQGPPGPPGPPGFSAVGKPGMPGLPGKPGDRGLNGEKGEAGPVGLPGARGPQGPPGTPGPAGLSAPGKPGPQGPPGAQGPRGIPGEKGEPGIPGINGQKGENGFGVPGRPGNRGLPGPQGPRGLPGPAGVGKPGENGLPGQPGMKGDRGLPGAPGAAGIPGPQGPPGEPGEAGVGKPGPMGPPGAVGIPGAKGHPGPAGLPGSPGLPGFGKPGLPGMKGHRGPEGPPGLPGPKGDQGPAGMPGEPGPAGPPGNMGPQGHKGLPGENGLPGPKGDMGPAGPPGFTGAKGERGLPGLEGKPGYPGEQGLAGPKGHPGFPGPKGDTGHAGLPGLPGPMGPQGVKGVPGINGEPGPRGPSGIPGIRGPIGPPGLPGAPGAKGEPGTPGLPGPAGISTKGLSGPMGPPGPPGPKGNNGEPGLPGPPGPPGPPGQAAIPQMPESYIKAGESRELSGMSFMKGVNQALTGMPVSAFSVILSKAYPGATVPIKFDKILYNRQQHYDPRTGIFTCRIPGLYYFSYHVHAKGTNVWVALYKNGSPLMYTYDEYKKGYLDQASGSAVIDLMENDQVWLQLPNSESNGLYSSDYVHSSFSGFLFAHI
- the COL10A1 gene encoding collagen alpha-1(X) chain isoform X2; amino-acid sequence: MPVHLLPLSEVRGEQGPPGPPGPVGPRGQPGPAGKPGFGSPGPQGPPGPPGPPGFSAVGKPGMPGLPGKPGDRGLNGEKGEAGPVGLPGARGPQGPPGTPGPAGLSAPGKPGPQGPPGAQGPRGIPGEKGEPGIPGINGQKGENGFGVPGRPGNRGLPGPQGPRGLPGPAGVGKPGENGLPGQPGMKGDRGLPGAPGAAGIPGPQGPPGEPGEAGVGKPGPMGPPGAVGIPGAKGHPGPAGLPGSPGLPGFGKPGLPGMKGHRGPEGPPGLPGPKGDQGPAGMPGEPGPAGPPGNMGPQGHKGLPGENGLPGPKGDMGPAGPPGFTGAKGERGLPGLEGKPGYPGEQGLAGPKGHPGFPGPKGDTGHAGLPGLPGPMGPQGVKGVPGINGEPGPRGPSGIPGIRGPIGPPGLPGAPGAKGEPGTPGLPGPAGISTKGLSGPMGPPGPPGPKGNNGEPGLPGPPGPPGPPGQAAIPQMPESYIKAGESRELSGMSFMKGVNQALTGMPVSAFSVILSKAYPGATVPIKFDKILYNRQQHYDPRTGIFTCRIPGLYYFSYHVHAKGTNVWVALYKNGSPLMYTYDEYKKGYLDQASGSAVIDLMENDQVWLQLPNSESNGLYSSDYVHSSFSGFLFAHI